The following coding sequences lie in one Miscanthus floridulus cultivar M001 chromosome 9, ASM1932011v1, whole genome shotgun sequence genomic window:
- the LOC136484405 gene encoding uncharacterized protein, whose amino-acid sequence MDLLPLPLQEQVNLDAAKGSDFLKKLHDETIRNIEKKSAQYAKQANKGKKKVTFQPGDLVWLHLCKDRFPQQRKSKLSPRGDGPFKVLHKINDNAYKIELPPEYSNVSTTFNVKDLLPFVGEPESRMTPSQEGEANEDIPSIHSSSNETPLDIAGPITRSRAKQLEKEIHSQVNANLMFNNQFMLNEPILLSSCSNVLRNDGVYEPAWDEDGFKPLDI is encoded by the coding sequence atggatcttttgcctttaccattaCAGGAACAAGTTAACTTGGATGCAGCAAAGGgatcggattttctcaagaagctacatgatgagacaataaggaatatcgagaagaaatcagcacaatatgcaaagcaagcgaacaaaggtaagaagaaggttACATTCCAGCCTGGAGACCTCGTGTGGTTGCATCTATGCAAGGATCGATTTCCCCAACAGCGCAAGAGTAAGTTGTCTCCTAGGGGTGATGGTCCATTCAAGGTTTTACACAAGataaatgataatgcttacaaaattgagctgccacctgaatattccaatgtgagtacaacattcaatgtcaaagacttgcttccatttgttggtgagcctgagtcgaggatgactccttctcaagagggggaggctaatgaggacattcctagcattcactcatcttcaaatgaaactccacttgatatagctggtccaattacaagaagtagagctaaacaattggagaaggaaattcattctcaggtgaacgctaaccttatgtttaataatcagtttatgttgaatgagcctatccttttgagttcttgttccaatgtccttaggaatgatggagtgtatgaaccagcatgggatgaagatggattcaagcctctggacatttga